A genomic segment from Micromonospora echinaurantiaca encodes:
- a CDS encoding lantibiotic dehydratase, whose translation MSVMSHRVPLGDTGWSVWRDVVLRTAGFPAAGLDAFAAPEVAAAADALLAGEDTADLFDKAFTAALADSSAVCGEIAADPLLREAVTWQNPEMLIALDGLLRTDPTVRNVRRRKRELSLLRYWQRYCGKAETIGFFGPVCWGRLDPDQPTTRLRPGPALVSRREVHFEAWALIAYADRLADDLAVRRWWAPALPPHLSLSGRQVTRPLLPPTELSAVEARLLAACDGRTPAAELVRRLCADGKLRSPDDGCLLLDRLVERNLLTWDAGLPVSPVAERVLAERIAAIGDPPVRAEVAAAFDRLRAARDAVAEAAGDPDRLGTALAALNTEFTAVTGRPATRQAGQMYVGRTVLYEETARDLDVTVGSRVLEALAEPLAIVLTAARWLTAEVGAAGERIVADLHAELRGDGPVRLADVWALAQGLLLAPDGPIASAGAELTARWAELVGLDTAAPGQAELRLRSADLAERARALFGADRPGWPSARIHSPDVQVSAAGLDAVDRGDFLLVLGELHPAYVPFDSAVLTPFHPDRAALRAALDADLGPARARVLYPESFPRHSTRMTYALDGPADRQFGIDTAHGADVDRLVRATEAVVEPGADGWVAVLPDGTRWPVMEIFATLLGALLLDAFKLLAPAAHTPRITIDRLVVARRTWRTTVAETGLAGVTGEAERFLAVRRWRARLGLPERVFVKVGTEVKPCYVDLTGPLHAQSLCAMVDAAAKTGPDVTVTVSELLPDPADAWVTDARGRGYVSELRMQITDPVSHRGVNG comes from the coding sequence ATGAGCGTCATGAGCCACCGGGTTCCGCTCGGCGACACCGGCTGGTCGGTGTGGCGCGACGTCGTGCTGCGTACCGCCGGTTTCCCGGCGGCCGGGCTGGACGCCTTCGCCGCCCCCGAGGTCGCCGCCGCCGCCGACGCTCTGCTCGCCGGCGAGGACACCGCCGACCTGTTCGACAAGGCGTTCACGGCGGCGCTCGCCGACAGCTCGGCGGTGTGCGGCGAGATCGCCGCCGACCCGCTGCTACGTGAGGCGGTCACCTGGCAGAACCCGGAGATGCTGATCGCGCTGGACGGCCTGCTGCGTACCGACCCAACGGTCCGCAACGTCCGCCGCCGCAAGCGCGAGTTGAGCCTGCTGCGCTACTGGCAGCGCTACTGCGGCAAGGCCGAGACGATCGGGTTCTTCGGGCCGGTCTGCTGGGGTCGGCTCGACCCCGACCAGCCGACCACCCGGCTGCGGCCCGGTCCGGCGCTGGTGTCCCGGCGCGAGGTCCACTTCGAGGCGTGGGCGCTGATCGCGTACGCCGACCGGCTCGCCGACGACCTGGCGGTGCGCCGCTGGTGGGCGCCGGCCCTGCCGCCGCACCTGAGCCTCTCCGGCCGGCAGGTCACCCGGCCGCTGCTGCCGCCGACCGAGCTGTCCGCCGTGGAGGCGCGGCTGCTGGCCGCCTGCGACGGGCGTACCCCGGCGGCCGAGCTGGTGCGGCGGCTGTGCGCCGACGGAAAGCTGCGCAGCCCGGACGACGGCTGCCTGCTGCTCGACCGGCTGGTCGAGCGGAACCTGCTGACCTGGGACGCCGGCCTGCCGGTCAGTCCCGTGGCCGAGCGCGTGCTGGCGGAGCGGATCGCCGCGATCGGCGACCCGCCGGTCCGCGCCGAGGTGGCCGCCGCGTTCGACCGGCTGCGCGCGGCGCGCGACGCGGTGGCCGAGGCCGCGGGGGACCCGGACCGGCTCGGCACCGCGCTCGCCGCGCTGAACACCGAGTTCACCGCCGTCACCGGCCGGCCCGCCACCCGCCAGGCCGGCCAGATGTACGTCGGCCGCACGGTGCTCTACGAGGAGACCGCCCGCGACCTGGACGTCACGGTCGGCTCCCGGGTGCTGGAGGCCCTGGCCGAACCGCTGGCGATCGTGCTGACCGCCGCCCGCTGGCTGACCGCCGAGGTCGGCGCGGCCGGTGAGCGGATCGTGGCCGACCTGCACGCCGAACTGCGCGGCGACGGGCCGGTGCGGCTGGCCGACGTCTGGGCCCTCGCGCAGGGGTTGCTGCTCGCCCCGGACGGTCCGATCGCCAGCGCCGGCGCGGAACTGACCGCCCGCTGGGCGGAGCTGGTCGGCCTGGACACGGCCGCCCCCGGCCAGGCCGAGCTGCGGCTGCGCAGCGCCGACCTGGCCGAGCGGGCCCGCGCCCTGTTCGGCGCCGACCGACCCGGCTGGCCGTCCGCCCGGATCCACAGCCCCGACGTGCAGGTCAGCGCCGCCGGCCTGGACGCGGTCGACCGGGGCGACTTCCTGCTCGTCCTCGGCGAACTGCACCCGGCGTACGTCCCGTTCGACAGCGCGGTGCTGACCCCGTTCCACCCCGACCGGGCGGCGCTGCGGGCCGCCCTGGACGCCGACCTCGGCCCGGCCCGGGCCCGGGTGCTCTATCCGGAGAGCTTCCCGCGGCACAGCACCCGGATGACGTACGCGCTGGACGGGCCCGCCGACCGGCAGTTCGGCATCGACACGGCACACGGCGCGGACGTCGACCGGCTGGTGCGGGCCACCGAGGCGGTGGTCGAGCCCGGCGCCGACGGGTGGGTCGCGGTGCTGCCCGACGGGACCCGCTGGCCGGTGATGGAGATCTTCGCGACCCTGCTCGGCGCGCTACTGCTGGACGCGTTCAAGCTGCTCGCCCCGGCCGCGCACACACCCCGGATCACCATCGACCGGCTGGTCGTGGCCCGGCGTACCTGGCGGACCACGGTGGCGGAGACCGGCCTGGCCGGGGTCACCGGCGAGGCCGAGCGGTTCCTCGCGGTTCGCCGCTGGCGGGCGCGGCTCGGACTGCCCGAGCGGGTCTTCGTCAAGGTCGGCACCGAGGTCAAGCCCTGCTACGTCGACCTCACCGGCCCGCTGCACGCGCAGTCGCTCTGCGCGATGGTCGACGCCGCCGCGAAGACCGGCCCGGACGTCACGGTCACCGTGAGCGAGCTGCTGCCGGACCCGGCGGACGCCTGGGTGACCGACGCGCGGGGCCGCGGCTACGTCAGCGAGCTGCGGATGCAGATCACCGATCCAGTGAGCCACCGGGGAGTGAACGGGTGA
- a CDS encoding thioesterase domain-containing protein, with translation MNWFVSAGRREPAPVQLFCLPYAGAGASAFRRWQDGLGPGVEVLPVQLPGRENRISEDPRFRVADVAHAIAGRATGRYAVYGHSMGGRVGFEVVRELRRAGLPLPLRLYVGGARAPHVTAPSLFDGLSRVDDDELLRRLGAGGGLPAELLDHPELVELLLPLLRADFGRVDSYRYVPEEPLPVPIVAFSGRHDRAVTRAHSAAWREHTAAGFILHDIDGGHFFLHERLPDLLALIRADLDTALADTTLADTTLAGAALADVAVTQGPAVATAAGPSGGGTPVAAGPSGGPAATAVSKGHRVPLGATGWSVWRDAILRTTGFPADGLALFAAPQAAAAADDLLATGAGVEQFDKEFAEAVTATGRRLTELAGDPLLREAVTWQNRGALLALDGLARGGPDPARNVRRRDRERALLKYWQRYCGKNETVGFFGPSCWVTLDPAREETADVRPGPGLTRRRWVWFESWALTAYADRIGRDLAVRSWWAPMLCPQLSLVDRTVRRPGRPPVTLTGVEAALLAAADGRRPARELVTDPAIGLRRPEDGYALLDRLVERELVTWDAALPVSPDAEDVLLRRIDAIGDETARRDARAGFDRLRAARDAVAAAAGDPVRLRTALDTLDTTFTELTGQPPRRRAGEMYAGRTLCYEDTSRDLDVVFGQPLLDRIAAPLAVLLQAARWLVDALERAYGAAFRELHDELRAESGGAPVALSDLWFLAQGLFWGDGTRPVDAVAAEFAGRWAGLFGLDRLPPGATEVRLPVADLAARVAEVFPADRPAWPNARLHSPDLQICAADAEALARGDYTVVLGELHAAWASFDCQVFTPAHPDVGRLRDALTADLGERRIRLLFPTDWPRRTSRVAEALAGPTDRQLAFAPAPGADPDRVLPTVELTVADEGGELFAVAPDGQRWTLTEVFSPLLSAHAVDGFKLVAAAPYTPRITVGELVVARQTWRTTVGGSGLATVTGERDRFLAVRDWRRRLGLPEQVYVKLGTETKPCFVDLSSPAFGNMFCAMVRAARTDGGDDTSLVISEMLPTVADAWVPDAAGRRYFSELRLHIVDADEREAAR, from the coding sequence GTGAACTGGTTCGTCTCCGCCGGCCGCCGGGAACCGGCACCGGTCCAGCTGTTCTGCCTGCCCTACGCCGGTGCGGGCGCCAGCGCGTTCCGGCGCTGGCAGGACGGCCTCGGCCCGGGCGTCGAGGTGCTGCCGGTGCAGCTGCCGGGCCGGGAGAACCGGATCAGCGAGGACCCGCGGTTCCGGGTGGCCGACGTCGCGCACGCCATCGCCGGGCGCGCCACCGGCCGGTACGCCGTCTACGGCCACTCGATGGGCGGCCGGGTCGGCTTCGAGGTGGTCCGCGAGCTGCGCCGGGCCGGCCTGCCGCTGCCGCTGCGGCTGTACGTCGGCGGCGCCCGCGCCCCGCACGTCACCGCTCCCAGCCTCTTCGACGGACTGTCCCGGGTGGACGACGACGAGCTGCTGCGCCGGCTCGGCGCGGGCGGCGGGCTGCCGGCCGAGCTGCTCGACCACCCGGAGCTGGTCGAACTGCTGCTGCCGCTGCTGCGCGCCGACTTCGGCCGGGTGGACAGCTATCGCTACGTCCCCGAGGAGCCGCTGCCGGTGCCGATCGTGGCGTTCAGCGGCCGGCACGACCGGGCGGTCACCCGGGCGCACAGCGCGGCGTGGCGCGAGCACACCGCCGCCGGCTTCATCCTGCACGACATCGACGGCGGGCACTTCTTCCTGCACGAACGGCTGCCCGACCTGCTCGCCCTGATCCGCGCCGACCTCGACACGGCCCTCGCCGACACCACGCTCGCCGACACCACGCTCGCCGGCGCGGCGCTGGCCGACGTGGCGGTGACGCAGGGCCCCGCGGTAGCCACGGCGGCTGGACCGTCCGGAGGTGGAACACCCGTGGCGGCTGGTCCGTCCGGCGGCCCGGCGGCCACGGCGGTGTCCAAGGGGCACCGGGTGCCGCTCGGCGCCACCGGCTGGTCGGTGTGGCGGGACGCCATCCTGCGCACCACCGGGTTCCCCGCCGACGGGCTGGCCCTGTTCGCCGCGCCGCAGGCCGCCGCGGCCGCCGACGACCTGCTGGCGACCGGCGCCGGCGTGGAGCAGTTCGACAAGGAGTTCGCCGAGGCGGTGACGGCCACCGGCCGCCGGCTCACCGAGCTGGCCGGCGATCCGCTGCTGCGGGAGGCGGTCACCTGGCAGAACCGGGGCGCCCTGCTCGCCCTGGACGGCCTCGCCCGCGGCGGCCCCGATCCGGCCCGCAACGTGCGGCGCCGCGACCGGGAACGCGCCCTGCTCAAGTACTGGCAGCGGTACTGCGGCAAGAACGAGACAGTCGGCTTCTTCGGCCCGAGCTGCTGGGTCACCCTCGACCCGGCCCGCGAGGAGACTGCCGACGTGCGCCCCGGCCCCGGCCTGACCCGGCGCCGCTGGGTGTGGTTCGAGTCCTGGGCGCTGACCGCGTACGCCGACCGGATCGGCCGGGACCTCGCGGTGCGCAGCTGGTGGGCGCCGATGCTCTGCCCCCAGCTGAGCCTCGTCGACCGCACCGTCCGCCGGCCCGGCCGACCGCCGGTGACGCTCACCGGGGTGGAGGCGGCGCTGCTGGCCGCCGCTGACGGCCGGCGCCCGGCCCGCGAGCTGGTCACCGACCCGGCGATCGGGCTGCGCCGCCCGGAGGACGGCTACGCGCTGCTGGACCGGCTGGTCGAGCGCGAACTGGTCACCTGGGACGCCGCGCTGCCGGTGAGCCCGGACGCCGAGGACGTGCTGCTCCGGCGGATCGACGCGATCGGTGACGAGACCGCGCGGCGGGACGCCCGCGCCGGCTTCGACCGGCTCCGCGCTGCCCGGGACGCGGTGGCCGCCGCGGCCGGCGACCCCGTACGGCTGCGTACAGCGCTGGACACGCTGGACACCACCTTCACCGAGCTGACCGGGCAGCCGCCGCGCCGCCGGGCCGGCGAGATGTACGCCGGCCGCACCCTCTGCTACGAGGACACCAGCCGGGACCTCGACGTGGTCTTCGGCCAGCCGCTGCTGGACCGGATCGCCGCCCCGCTCGCGGTGCTGCTCCAGGCCGCCCGCTGGCTGGTCGACGCGCTGGAGCGGGCGTACGGCGCGGCGTTCCGGGAACTGCACGACGAGCTGCGCGCCGAGTCCGGCGGCGCCCCGGTCGCCCTGTCCGACCTGTGGTTCCTGGCCCAGGGCCTGTTCTGGGGCGACGGGACCCGGCCGGTCGACGCGGTCGCCGCCGAGTTCGCCGGCCGCTGGGCCGGACTGTTCGGCCTGGACCGGCTGCCACCCGGGGCCACCGAGGTCCGGCTGCCGGTGGCCGACCTCGCCGCCCGGGTCGCCGAGGTCTTCCCGGCCGACCGGCCGGCCTGGCCCAACGCCCGGCTGCACAGCCCCGACCTGCAGATCTGCGCCGCCGACGCGGAGGCGCTGGCCCGCGGCGACTACACGGTGGTGCTCGGCGAGCTGCACGCCGCCTGGGCGTCCTTCGACTGCCAGGTCTTCACCCCGGCGCACCCCGACGTGGGACGGCTGCGTGACGCGCTCACCGCCGACCTCGGCGAGCGCCGGATCCGGCTGCTCTTCCCGACCGACTGGCCCCGGCGCACCAGTCGGGTCGCCGAGGCGCTGGCCGGTCCGACCGACCGGCAGCTGGCCTTCGCGCCGGCGCCCGGCGCCGACCCGGACCGGGTGCTGCCGACCGTGGAGCTGACCGTTGCCGACGAGGGCGGCGAGCTGTTCGCCGTCGCCCCGGACGGGCAGCGCTGGACGCTGACCGAGGTCTTCTCGCCGCTGCTCAGCGCGCACGCCGTGGACGGGTTCAAGCTGGTCGCGGCCGCGCCGTACACCCCGCGGATCACCGTCGGCGAGCTGGTGGTGGCGCGGCAGACCTGGCGTACCACGGTCGGCGGCAGCGGTCTGGCCACCGTCACCGGCGAGCGCGACCGGTTCCTCGCCGTCCGGGACTGGCGCCGCCGGCTCGGCCTGCCCGAGCAGGTCTACGTCAAGCTCGGCACCGAGACCAAGCCCTGCTTCGTCGACCTGAGCAGCCCGGCCTTCGGCAACATGTTCTGCGCCATGGTGCGGGCCGCCCGCACCGACGGCGGCGACGACACCTCGCTGGTGATCAGCGAGATGCTGCCCACGGTGGCGGACGCCTGGGTGCCCGACGCGGCCGGCCGGCGCTACTTCAGCGAACTGCGGCTGCACATCGTCGACGCCGACGAGCGGGAGGCCGCTCGATGA
- a CDS encoding AMP-binding protein, translating to MEQSTVIHRFGAVATQRPELPAVLGESEQLSYTDLAGAAGGYAAALTAAGVRPGDRVALLTAHGTPTIAAILGTLAAGCAYVPLDPGFPEQRLRHMLAAAGVGTVLSGAEHAEAARRLTADRPEARVLTVDAPPPPAPLRPVPVEPDALAYVLFTSGSTGVPKAVGQTHRNLLHVVDNQIATLDLGPADRLSLLASFSFDAAIPDLYPALLAGAAVVPVELRRHGLAHAVEQLARHRVTVYHSTPTVYRFLLDTLGERRLDHVRVVLLGGEQATHADAARGRDRFAPDCLLVNGYGATELTFAARYTLPLAAADPAATGPLPIGAALPGYELRLAPDGELVVRSRHLAPGYLDQHSDRFGVDPDGVPTYRTGDLAERLPGGELVCLGRLDRQVKVRGFRVELTEIEAVLAEQPGVAAVRAIARDGELLAYARPAGGSLDPAALRAALARRLPDYALPRAVVVVEEFPLTVTGKVDERALPDPAADVPPSEAPSTPTERIVHDIWCAVLGRAAVGRTASFFDVGGQSLLLGQVQQRLAERFGVRLPLLRLFDHPTVADQARLIDAPLEPVRAPMLPPAAPTTAAREYTGDEIAVVGLAGRFPGAPDAATFWWNLCAGVDSIHDHTDEELAALGIGPRLRNDPRHVRAAGRLDGVADFDAGFFSFGEQEAARTDPQHRLFLETAWEALEDAGHDPTRFPGLVGVYAATSANRYFLFHLMDNPAVVGDVDPDDWEARLIGRQFTDHLPGQVAYRLGLTGPAVAVQSACSSSLVAVCLAAQSLADYQCDIALAGGVNVTWPRYRHTPGGLASPDGRCRAFDEAANGAGFGSGVGVVALRRLADAQADGDRIYAVLPGWGVTNDGADRAGFAVPGPAGQAAAVANALAAAEVAPGEVRFIEAHGSGTPLGDAIEVAALHEVYAGAGPAETCALGSVKTNIGHLDAAAGIAGLIKAVLAVQHGVIPPNLHFTRPHPEVDLAAGPFYVPTKARDWPDAARRVAGVSSFGVGGTNAHVVVEQPPPVEPVDVPDAAYLLPVSARDPVALRAALTRLRQHLAGTAPVLAEVAATLALGRRAFGCRAAVVATDPAGAVAALDELLGTDARVAGPAGELRELAAAWVAGRDVDWAALHPEGTLRRTGLPTYPFQRQRYWIDPPQKGAR from the coding sequence ATGGAACAATCGACGGTCATCCATCGGTTTGGCGCTGTCGCCACCCAGCGTCCCGAACTGCCGGCCGTGCTCGGCGAGTCCGAACAGCTCAGCTACACCGACCTGGCCGGTGCGGCCGGCGGGTACGCCGCGGCGCTCACCGCCGCCGGCGTCCGGCCGGGCGACCGGGTCGCTCTGCTCACCGCGCACGGCACGCCCACCATCGCGGCCATCCTCGGCACCCTCGCGGCCGGCTGCGCGTACGTGCCGCTGGATCCCGGTTTCCCCGAGCAGCGGCTGCGGCACATGCTCGCCGCCGCCGGGGTCGGCACCGTCCTGAGTGGAGCCGAGCACGCCGAGGCGGCGCGCCGGCTCACCGCCGACCGGCCCGAGGCCCGGGTGCTCACCGTGGACGCTCCGCCGCCGCCCGCCCCGCTGCGCCCGGTGCCGGTCGAGCCGGACGCGCTGGCGTACGTGCTGTTCACCTCGGGTTCCACCGGCGTGCCCAAGGCGGTCGGACAGACCCACCGCAACCTGCTGCACGTCGTCGACAACCAGATCGCCACCCTCGACCTCGGCCCGGCCGACCGGCTCAGCCTGCTCGCCTCGTTCAGCTTCGACGCGGCCATCCCGGACCTCTACCCGGCCCTGCTGGCCGGCGCCGCGGTCGTACCGGTGGAACTACGCCGGCACGGCCTGGCGCACGCCGTCGAGCAGCTCGCCCGGCACCGGGTCACCGTCTACCACTCCACCCCCACCGTCTACCGGTTCCTGCTCGACACCCTCGGCGAGCGCCGGCTCGACCACGTCCGGGTGGTGCTGCTCGGCGGCGAGCAGGCCACCCACGCCGACGCCGCGCGCGGCCGCGACCGGTTCGCCCCGGACTGCCTGCTGGTCAACGGCTACGGCGCGACCGAGCTGACCTTCGCGGCCCGGTACACGCTGCCGCTGGCCGCGGCCGATCCGGCCGCCACCGGGCCGCTGCCGATCGGCGCCGCGCTGCCCGGCTACGAGCTACGGCTGGCCCCGGACGGCGAACTCGTGGTGCGCAGCCGGCACCTCGCCCCCGGCTATCTCGACCAGCACAGCGACCGGTTCGGTGTGGACCCCGACGGGGTGCCGACGTACCGCACCGGCGACCTGGCCGAGCGGCTGCCCGGCGGCGAGCTGGTCTGCCTCGGCCGGCTCGACCGGCAGGTCAAGGTACGCGGGTTCCGGGTCGAGCTGACCGAGATCGAGGCGGTGCTCGCCGAACAGCCGGGTGTCGCCGCGGTCCGCGCCATCGCCCGCGACGGCGAGCTGCTCGCGTACGCCCGACCTGCCGGCGGGTCGCTCGACCCGGCGGCCCTGCGCGCGGCCCTCGCCCGGCGGCTGCCGGACTACGCGCTGCCGCGCGCGGTGGTGGTGGTCGAGGAGTTCCCGCTCACCGTCACCGGCAAGGTCGACGAGCGGGCGCTGCCCGACCCGGCCGCCGACGTGCCGCCGAGCGAGGCGCCGAGCACGCCCACCGAGCGGATCGTGCACGACATCTGGTGCGCGGTGCTCGGCCGTGCCGCGGTCGGCCGCACCGCCAGCTTCTTCGACGTCGGCGGGCAGTCGCTGCTGCTCGGTCAGGTGCAGCAGCGGCTGGCCGAGCGGTTCGGGGTGCGGCTGCCGCTGCTGCGCCTCTTCGACCACCCCACGGTGGCCGACCAGGCCCGGCTGATCGACGCGCCGCTGGAACCGGTGCGCGCGCCGATGCTGCCGCCGGCCGCACCGACCACCGCCGCCCGCGAGTACACCGGCGACGAGATCGCGGTGGTCGGCCTGGCCGGCCGCTTCCCGGGCGCCCCCGACGCGGCCACCTTCTGGTGGAACCTCTGCGCCGGCGTCGACTCGATCCACGACCACACCGACGAGGAACTGGCCGCACTCGGCATCGGGCCGCGGCTGCGCAACGACCCCCGGCACGTCCGGGCGGCCGGCCGGCTGGACGGGGTGGCCGACTTCGACGCCGGCTTCTTCTCCTTCGGCGAGCAGGAGGCGGCGCGTACCGACCCGCAGCACCGACTATTCCTGGAGACCGCCTGGGAGGCACTGGAGGACGCCGGTCACGACCCGACCCGGTTCCCCGGGCTGGTCGGGGTCTACGCGGCCACCTCGGCCAACCGCTACTTCCTGTTCCACCTCATGGACAACCCGGCAGTGGTCGGCGACGTTGACCCGGACGACTGGGAGGCCCGGCTGATCGGCCGGCAGTTCACCGACCACCTGCCCGGGCAGGTGGCGTACCGGCTGGGGTTGACCGGGCCGGCGGTCGCCGTGCAGAGTGCCTGCTCCAGCTCACTGGTCGCGGTCTGCCTCGCCGCTCAGAGCCTGGCCGACTACCAGTGCGACATCGCGCTGGCCGGCGGGGTGAACGTGACCTGGCCCCGCTACCGACACACGCCGGGCGGGCTGGCCTCGCCGGACGGCCGGTGCCGCGCGTTCGACGAGGCGGCCAACGGCGCCGGCTTCGGCTCGGGTGTCGGCGTGGTGGCGCTGCGCCGGCTCGCCGACGCGCAGGCCGACGGCGACCGGATCTACGCGGTGCTGCCCGGTTGGGGCGTCACCAACGACGGCGCCGACCGGGCCGGCTTCGCCGTGCCCGGGCCGGCCGGGCAGGCCGCCGCGGTGGCCAACGCGCTCGCCGCCGCCGAGGTCGCGCCGGGCGAGGTTCGCTTCATCGAGGCGCACGGCAGCGGTACGCCGCTCGGCGACGCCATCGAGGTCGCCGCGCTGCACGAGGTGTACGCCGGCGCCGGCCCCGCGGAGACCTGCGCGCTCGGTTCGGTGAAGACCAACATCGGTCACCTGGACGCCGCCGCCGGCATCGCCGGGCTGATCAAGGCGGTGCTCGCCGTGCAGCACGGGGTGATCCCGCCCAACCTGCACTTCACCCGCCCGCATCCCGAGGTCGACCTGGCCGCCGGCCCGTTCTACGTGCCGACCAAGGCGCGGGACTGGCCGGACGCGGCGCGCCGGGTCGCCGGGGTCAGCTCGTTCGGGGTCGGCGGCACCAACGCCCACGTCGTGGTGGAGCAACCCCCGCCGGTCGAGCCGGTCGACGTCCCGGACGCGGCGTACCTGCTGCCGGTCTCCGCCCGGGACCCGGTCGCGCTGCGGGCGGCGCTGACCCGGCTGCGCCAGCACCTCGCCGGCACCGCCCCGGTGCTGGCCGAGGTGGCCGCCACGCTGGCGCTGGGCCGGCGGGCCTTCGGCTGCCGGGCGGCCGTGGTGGCGACCGACCCGGCCGGCGCCGTCGCCGCGCTGGACGAACTGCTCGGCACCGACGCCCGGGTGGCCGGGCCGGCGGGAGAGCTACGCGAACTGGCCGCGGCCTGGGTCGCCGGCCGGGACGTGGACTGGGCGGCGTTGCACCCCGAGGGCACCCTCCGGCGGACCGGACTGCCCACCTACCCGTTCCAGCGCCAGCGGTACTGGATCGACCCCCCTCAGAAAGGCGCGCGGTGA
- a CDS encoding DUF2267 domain-containing protein codes for MRFPRFVDAVSRRSGLPPEQAAAIARAVLQTMAERVTGGEADDLAGQLPDELGDYLAPGTEAIEGRSAAFGPAAFLRRVGERAGVDEATARVGAGAVFATLRQAVTVGEFREMVARLPRGLDGTIEPVPPYDG; via the coding sequence GTGCGCTTTCCCCGTTTCGTGGACGCGGTGTCCCGCCGCTCCGGACTACCGCCCGAGCAGGCAGCCGCGATCGCCCGGGCCGTGCTGCAGACGATGGCCGAGCGGGTGACCGGCGGCGAGGCGGACGACCTGGCCGGGCAGCTCCCGGACGAGTTGGGCGACTACCTGGCGCCGGGCACCGAGGCAATCGAGGGCCGGTCGGCCGCGTTCGGGCCGGCGGCATTCCTACGCCGGGTGGGGGAGCGGGCCGGGGTCGACGAGGCGACCGCCCGAGTCGGTGCCGGCGCGGTCTTCGCGACGCTTCGGCAGGCGGTGACGGTCGGCGAGTTCCGGGAAATGGTGGCCCGGCTTCCGCGCGGTCTCGACGGCACGATCGAGCCGGTACCGCCGTACGACGGGTGA
- a CDS encoding NUDIX hydrolase produces MGYVDKIAWIRLEDGRVLSTRSRGRDVWYLPGGKREPGETDLATLCREIAEELSVVVLPESAVHVGTFTAQAHGHSAGTMVRMTCYSAEYRGTLRAANEIAEVGWLGYADRHRVSPVDQLIFDHLRASAGLR; encoded by the coding sequence GTGGGATACGTCGACAAGATCGCCTGGATCCGCCTGGAGGATGGCCGGGTGCTCAGCACCCGCTCGCGGGGGCGGGACGTCTGGTACCTGCCGGGCGGCAAGCGGGAGCCGGGCGAGACCGACCTGGCGACGCTCTGTCGGGAGATCGCCGAGGAGCTGAGCGTCGTCGTGCTGCCGGAGAGCGCCGTGCACGTCGGCACCTTCACCGCGCAGGCGCACGGCCATTCGGCGGGCACAATGGTCCGGATGACCTGTTACTCGGCGGAGTATCGGGGCACCCTGCGAGCGGCCAACGAGATCGCCGAGGTCGGCTGGCTCGGATACGCCGACCGGCACCGGGTCTCGCCGGTGGACCAGCTCATCTTCGACCACCTGCGGGCGTCCGCCGGGCTGCGCTGA
- a CDS encoding MFS transporter, which produces MATATGVPADAGIGGRPAGRPGRMVAALAVTQTIGYGTLYYAYAVLLEPMAAALGASTAAVTGALTASVIAGALAAVPVGRWLDRHGGRGLMTGGSLAATALLIAWSQVDTVGQLYAVMIGIGVTGAMVLYEPAFAVIVSWYAPPRRDPALLAVTIVAGFASTIFLPLTGLLVARLDWRGALLVLAVVHASTVPLHAAAVRRPPGPHPDRAASRYAGGQGRPDRPRGATRRAVRDARFWILVSTFVVHGAATSTMTVHLVGFLTDRGHAATFATTVAGLLGILSVTGRLVLTGARRRLSVPTVLAVIFALQAAAALGLAAAGGTRVGAVLGVAAFGLGFGVASLAVPALLADRYGTVGYAAVAGLLAAPVTLAKATAPLAGALLLHRTGYGALLAAVAGCCALAAAGVLTRAGGHLS; this is translated from the coding sequence ATGGCCACGGCCACCGGGGTGCCCGCCGACGCCGGGATCGGCGGGCGCCCCGCGGGGCGGCCGGGCCGGATGGTCGCCGCGCTGGCCGTCACCCAGACCATCGGCTACGGCACCCTTTACTACGCGTACGCGGTGCTGCTGGAGCCGATGGCGGCGGCCCTCGGCGCGTCCACCGCAGCCGTGACCGGCGCGTTGACCGCGTCCGTGATCGCCGGGGCGCTCGCCGCCGTCCCGGTCGGACGGTGGCTCGACCGCCACGGCGGGCGCGGCCTGATGACCGGCGGGTCGCTGGCCGCCACGGCGCTGCTGATCGCCTGGTCCCAGGTGGACACCGTCGGGCAGCTCTACGCGGTGATGATCGGCATCGGCGTCACCGGTGCGATGGTCCTCTACGAACCGGCGTTCGCGGTCATCGTCTCCTGGTACGCGCCACCCCGCCGGGACCCGGCCCTGCTCGCCGTCACCATCGTCGCGGGCTTCGCCAGCACGATCTTCCTGCCACTCACCGGGCTGCTGGTCGCGCGGCTGGACTGGCGCGGCGCGCTGCTCGTCCTGGCCGTTGTGCACGCGTCCACCGTGCCGTTGCACGCCGCCGCCGTGCGCCGGCCACCCGGCCCGCACCCCGACCGCGCCGCGTCCCGGTACGCTGGCGGCCAGGGGCGACCGGACCGGCCACGGGGCGCGACGCGGCGGGCGGTGCGGGACGCCCGGTTCTGGATCCTGGTGTCCACCTTCGTCGTCCACGGGGCGGCCACCAGCACGATGACCGTGCACCTCGTCGGTTTCCTCACCGACCGCGGCCACGCCGCGACCTTCGCCACCACGGTGGCCGGTCTGCTCGGCATCCTGTCGGTCACCGGTCGGCTCGTCCTCACCGGGGCTCGGCGGCGGCTGTCCGTGCCCACCGTGCTCGCGGTGATCTTCGCGCTCCAGGCGGCCGCCGCGCTCGGTCTGGCGGCGGCCGGCGGTACCCGGGTCGGCGCGGTCCTCGGCGTCGCCGCGTTCGGGCTCGGGTTCGGTGTCGCCAGCCTGGCCGTCCCGGCTTTGCTGGCCGACCGCTACGGCACCGTCGGCTACGCCGCCGTCGCCGGCCTGCTCGCCGCGCCGGTCACGCTGGCCAAGGCCACGGCGCCGCTGGCCGGCGCGCTCCTGCTGCACCGCACCGGCTACGGCGCGCTGCTCGCGGCCGTCGCCGGCTGCTGCGCCCTCGCCGCCGCCGGCGTGCTCACCCGCGCGGGTGGGCACCTCTCATGA